In Rubrobacter radiotolerans DSM 5868, a genomic segment contains:
- a CDS encoding heparan-alpha-glucosaminide N-acetyltransferase has product MAAGARFWELDVARSGAILMMVVYHTVYDLYAFGGYDIEAVSGPWARFADLTAGSFLFIVGVSLAISSERDLSRGGMRFAPYGRRALKVFGAGMLLTAVFLALGMGYVVFGILHLIGASIVLAYPLLKARLSNLSLILLGAIVFGSGLYVLGAIGDGSLPQPDTAWLLPLGFVPQEGFPMPDYRPLLPWFGVVLFGIVFGRLVYGDAARGKLAPRRTAPAPLRPFVFLGRHSLLFYLVHQPVIIAALALLGVITL; this is encoded by the coding sequence TTGGCGGCCGGAGCGCGGTTCTGGGAGCTTGACGTCGCAAGGAGCGGCGCGATCCTCATGATGGTCGTCTACCACACCGTCTACGACCTCTACGCCTTCGGCGGCTACGACATCGAGGCCGTGAGCGGTCCCTGGGCCCGCTTCGCCGACCTTACCGCCGGGTCGTTCCTGTTTATCGTCGGGGTCTCGCTTGCGATCTCCTCCGAACGCGACCTCTCGCGCGGCGGGATGCGCTTCGCCCCGTACGGACGGCGAGCGCTCAAGGTCTTCGGGGCCGGGATGCTCCTTACTGCGGTCTTTCTCGCGCTCGGGATGGGGTACGTGGTCTTCGGAATACTGCACCTGATCGGAGCCTCGATCGTCCTTGCCTATCCGCTCCTCAAGGCCCGGTTATCGAACCTCTCCCTGATCCTCCTCGGCGCGATCGTCTTCGGCTCGGGTCTCTACGTGCTGGGCGCGATCGGCGACGGCTCGCTCCCGCAGCCTGACACAGCCTGGCTCTTGCCGCTCGGCTTCGTCCCGCAGGAGGGCTTCCCGATGCCGGACTACCGGCCGCTTCTGCCCTGGTTCGGGGTCGTGCTCTTCGGGATCGTCTTCGGGAGGCTCGTCTACGGCGACGCCGCGCGCGGGAAGCTCGCGCCCCGGCGGACCGCCCCCGCCCCTCTCAGGCCGTTCGTCTTTCTCGGGCGGCACTCGCTTCTTTTCTACCTCGTTCACCAACCCGTGATAATCGCCGCTCTCGCCCTCCTCGGTGTCATAACGCTCTAG
- the ltaE gene encoding low-specificity L-threonine aldolase — MQRVVDLRSDTVTRPSTGMRRAMAEAEVGDDVFGEDPTVRELEEYVAELLEKPAALYAPSGTMTNQISLNLGCGRGEEAILHEEAHVFNYEAGAPAMLSGVQVRPVAGERGRVSPEALRRAVRPENVHFAPARLLCLENTHNACGGLVYPVVPFAATAAEARDLGLRVHLDGARLFNAAVATGEPASAWCRHADTVSVCSSKGLGAPVGSLIAGSREDIERARHVRKAFGGGMRQAGVIAAASLYAFRNNIERLAEDHERARRLAEGLADAGYAVEPPETNIVLVASESPDALLRDLADRGVLATPGRSGYVRLCTHLDIDDRDIEYAVRVAAEVRTENPARRVAGSVAEKVAGRP; from the coding sequence ATGCAAAGAGTTGTGGACCTGAGGAGCGATACCGTGACCCGGCCCTCGACCGGGATGCGGCGGGCGATGGCGGAGGCCGAGGTCGGAGATGACGTCTTCGGCGAGGACCCGACGGTCCGGGAGCTTGAGGAGTACGTTGCAGAGCTTCTCGAAAAGCCCGCCGCGCTGTACGCCCCGTCCGGGACGATGACGAACCAGATCTCCCTCAACCTCGGCTGCGGGCGGGGAGAGGAGGCGATCCTCCACGAGGAGGCTCACGTCTTTAACTACGAAGCCGGCGCTCCGGCGATGCTCTCGGGAGTTCAGGTCCGGCCCGTCGCGGGCGAGCGCGGCAGAGTCTCTCCCGAGGCCCTTCGCCGGGCCGTTCGGCCGGAGAACGTCCACTTCGCTCCCGCGCGTCTTCTCTGCCTGGAGAACACGCACAACGCCTGCGGAGGGCTCGTCTATCCCGTTGTGCCCTTCGCCGCCACCGCCGCCGAGGCCCGGGACCTCGGGTTGCGGGTGCACCTTGACGGGGCGCGGCTCTTCAACGCGGCGGTCGCAACGGGCGAGCCCGCCTCCGCCTGGTGCCGCCACGCCGACACGGTCTCGGTGTGCTCCTCGAAGGGACTCGGCGCGCCGGTCGGGTCGCTGATCGCCGGGAGCCGGGAGGACATCGAGCGGGCGCGGCACGTAAGGAAAGCCTTCGGGGGCGGGATGAGACAGGCCGGTGTTATAGCCGCCGCCTCGCTCTACGCCTTCAGGAACAACATCGAGCGTCTCGCCGAGGACCACGAGCGAGCGCGCAGGCTCGCCGAGGGACTCGCCGACGCGGGATACGCCGTCGAGCCGCCGGAGACGAACATCGTGCTCGTCGCCTCGGAAAGTCCGGACGCGCTCCTTCGGGACCTGGCCGACCGGGGCGTCCTCGCCACCCCCGGAAGGTCCGGTTACGTCCGGCTCTGCACCCACCTCGACATCGACGACCGGGACATCGAGTATGCCGTGCGCGTCGCCGCCGAAGTCCGGACCGAAAACCCCGCCAGGCGCGTCGCTGGAAGCGTCGCCGAGAAAGTCGCCGGACGCCCGTGA
- a CDS encoding GNAT family N-acetyltransferase — MSINTVDAGGDVRFRVRPGRREDADAAARLWMQSARAHADYDPVYQAAPEAEKMMRRFLADLSSTNHSFLFVADVFPEAEDARTVGFVSGELREGSPTFKPRSWAAVDDVFVEPDYRSLGIGHALMGKVREWAEERRTNGISLQVAAANERGRSFYRSLGFREVSIYEVCEI, encoded by the coding sequence ATGAGTATAAATACGGTTGACGCCGGGGGGGACGTCCGGTTTCGGGTACGTCCCGGAAGGCGCGAGGACGCGGACGCCGCAGCGAGGCTCTGGATGCAGAGCGCGAGGGCTCACGCCGACTACGACCCGGTCTACCAGGCCGCCCCCGAGGCGGAGAAGATGATGCGCAGGTTCCTTGCGGACCTCTCCTCGACAAACCACTCCTTTCTCTTTGTGGCCGACGTCTTCCCCGAGGCGGAGGACGCAAGAACGGTCGGCTTCGTCTCCGGGGAGCTTCGCGAGGGCTCGCCGACCTTCAAGCCCCGCTCCTGGGCGGCGGTGGACGACGTCTTTGTCGAGCCGGACTACCGGAGCCTCGGCATAGGGCATGCCCTCATGGGAAAGGTCCGGGAGTGGGCCGAGGAGCGCCGGACAAACGGCATCTCGCTACAGGTGGCCGCCGCCAACGAGCGCGGGCGCAGCTTCTACCGGAGCCTCGGCTTCCGGGAGGTCTCGATCTACGAGGTCTGCGAGATCTAG
- a CDS encoding heat shock protein transcriptional repressor HspR: MSFRRRPVFMIGIAAELIGVHPQTLRMYEQKGLLKPRKSIKNTRLYSQEDIELGQQIQYLTQELGLNLAGVKKILELEKKVAKLEEENRKLAAELKTRETEYRRGIMEVHRSYKRELVVVPRAELARHSRREASRKKTGSTDVISGDGKEDTQES, translated from the coding sequence ATGAGCTTCAGAAGACGGCCGGTGTTCATGATCGGCATCGCGGCGGAGCTTATAGGAGTGCATCCGCAGACCCTCAGGATGTACGAGCAGAAAGGTCTGCTGAAACCACGCAAGAGCATAAAGAACACCCGGCTGTACTCGCAGGAGGACATCGAGCTCGGGCAGCAGATACAGTATCTGACTCAGGAGCTCGGGCTGAACCTCGCCGGGGTGAAGAAGATCCTTGAGCTTGAGAAGAAGGTCGCCAAGCTCGAAGAGGAGAACCGGAAGCTCGCGGCCGAACTCAAAACCAGAGAGACCGAGTACCGGCGGGGGATCATGGAGGTCCACCGCAGCTACAAGCGAGAGCTGGTCGTTGTCCCGAGGGCGGAGCTTGCGCGCCACTCCCGGCGCGAAGCCTCCCGGAAGAAGACCGGGAGCACCGACGTGATAAGCGGCGACGGCAAAGAAGACACGCAAGAGAGCTAG
- a CDS encoding lipid II:glycine glycyltransferase FemX, with protein MVRRYREEVIAFIEVREVAEREEWNALIEGFGGSALQSWEWGEFRSEQGWRPLRLAALEGEGPVGAAQVLLKSLPVPGVGSFAYVPYGPVCKDGFAGLESLVARLSERIAGEGAFTLTIEPRAEEGSPLGDGFEKTNSVQPRCTFVLEVLEDEEKQLAALPKDTRYGVRRARKQGVTAGPSEEVGADLERFMDLLEETSKRQSFALRPREYYRRFMQALPAHLIVARREGEEELLAGAIILTFGEEAVYLYGASTREGENLYASYLTQFTALSVAREAGVLRYDLGGIPCAPVESHPLWGVYKFKKKFGGREERYVGSHERRLKPLRAGIVRAGIGGYYSLQRLRGRGPGPISD; from the coding sequence ATGGTTCGGCGTTATCGTGAAGAGGTGATCGCCTTTATAGAGGTCAGAGAAGTCGCGGAGCGTGAGGAGTGGAACGCTCTGATAGAGGGTTTCGGGGGTAGTGCGCTCCAGTCCTGGGAGTGGGGCGAGTTCCGTTCGGAGCAGGGCTGGCGTCCGCTGCGACTGGCTGCGCTGGAGGGCGAAGGTCCGGTCGGGGCGGCGCAGGTGCTTTTAAAGAGCCTGCCGGTCCCAGGGGTCGGGTCGTTCGCCTACGTGCCATATGGTCCGGTGTGCAAGGACGGGTTCGCGGGCCTGGAGAGCCTCGTTGCCCGGCTGTCGGAGCGCATCGCCGGGGAGGGTGCGTTCACGCTTACGATCGAGCCGCGGGCGGAGGAGGGGTCGCCGCTCGGGGACGGGTTCGAGAAGACAAACTCCGTCCAGCCCCGGTGCACGTTCGTGCTGGAGGTGCTCGAAGACGAGGAGAAGCAGCTCGCCGCGCTTCCGAAGGACACCCGCTACGGGGTCCGGAGGGCCAGAAAGCAGGGCGTAACGGCCGGACCGTCGGAGGAGGTTGGGGCCGACCTGGAGCGGTTCATGGACCTTCTAGAGGAGACCTCGAAGCGGCAGAGCTTCGCCCTCAGGCCACGGGAGTACTATCGAAGGTTCATGCAGGCGCTCCCGGCGCATCTGATCGTCGCGAGGCGGGAAGGCGAGGAAGAGTTGCTTGCGGGGGCGATCATCCTCACCTTCGGGGAGGAAGCGGTCTACCTATACGGGGCCTCGACGCGCGAGGGCGAGAACCTCTACGCCTCTTACCTGACGCAGTTCACTGCGCTCTCCGTGGCGCGTGAGGCGGGTGTTCTTCGCTACGACCTCGGCGGCATTCCGTGCGCGCCGGTCGAGAGCCATCCTCTCTGGGGCGTCTACAAGTTCAAGAAGAAGTTCGGCGGACGCGAGGAGCGCTACGTCGGCTCTCACGAGCGGCGGCTCAAGCCGTTGAGGGCCGGGATCGTGCGGGCCGGGATCGGCGGCTACTACTCACTGCAGCGCCTCCGAGGTCGGGGCCCGGGGCCCATCTCCGACTGA
- the glmS gene encoding glutamine--fructose-6-phosphate transaminase (isomerizing) yields the protein MCGIVGYTGGENCIEVLMEGLGHLEYRGYDSAGVALQGPEGVERVRSVGPLASLAERVAERNGHLSKLKVGIGHTRWATHGRPSELNAHPHTGREGSVAVVHNGIIENYAELRDGLRERGSTFASETDTEVVAHLIEEYTAAGLSLEEAVREVMPRLVGSFGLAAVSEREPGVIVAARRQSPLVVGFGEGENFLASAVQALLGRTRSFVAVENDEVVVLTSRSVSITTLDGAPVEREPFEVDWDAGAVELGGFPDYMSKEIHEQPAALRATLKDRLALDGTVSLDLAGQGLDLRGVERIVIAACGTAYHAGLVGKSVIERLARVPVEVAVASEYRYSEPVGDGKTLVIAVSQSGETIDTLAAVEAARGFGGRVLAVTNTRGSLITREADAVLLTHAGPEVAVASTKAFTTQVAVMQMFALELARVRGTLPEERLLELGRSLRLVPEKVEETLAALEGEYAERLAEAVEVFEDARCALFLGRGEAFPIALEGSLKMKEISYVPAEGYPAGEMKHGPIALVDERCPVVAVLGEGVVREKTLSNVDQTSARGANVICVARSDDADAKRLSRVVLPVPEAGGLIAPIVDSVPLQLLAYGVATSRGLNVDKPRNLAKSVTVE from the coding sequence ATGTGCGGGATAGTCGGTTATACCGGCGGTGAGAACTGCATAGAGGTGTTGATGGAGGGTCTCGGGCACCTGGAGTACCGGGGCTACGACTCGGCGGGGGTCGCACTTCAGGGACCGGAGGGCGTCGAGCGCGTCCGGAGCGTGGGGCCGCTTGCGAGCCTCGCCGAGAGGGTCGCCGAGCGTAACGGTCACCTCTCGAAGCTGAAGGTCGGCATCGGGCACACGCGCTGGGCGACGCACGGCAGACCGAGCGAGCTGAACGCCCACCCGCATACCGGGCGCGAGGGCTCGGTGGCGGTAGTGCACAACGGGATCATCGAGAACTACGCCGAGCTTCGCGACGGGCTTCGCGAGCGCGGAAGCACCTTCGCCTCCGAGACCGACACCGAGGTCGTTGCGCACCTGATCGAGGAGTACACCGCGGCCGGGCTCTCCCTGGAGGAGGCCGTCCGGGAGGTGATGCCGCGCCTTGTCGGCTCGTTCGGTCTCGCCGCCGTGAGCGAGAGGGAGCCGGGCGTGATCGTCGCCGCTCGTCGCCAGAGCCCGCTCGTCGTCGGCTTCGGAGAGGGCGAGAACTTCCTTGCGAGCGCGGTTCAGGCCCTTCTCGGGCGCACGCGGAGCTTTGTCGCCGTCGAGAACGACGAGGTCGTTGTCCTTACCTCCAGGAGCGTCAGCATCACGACCCTTGACGGAGCGCCGGTCGAGCGCGAGCCCTTCGAGGTCGACTGGGACGCAGGGGCCGTCGAACTCGGCGGCTTCCCGGACTACATGTCGAAGGAGATACACGAGCAGCCCGCCGCCCTGCGGGCGACGCTCAAGGACCGCCTCGCGCTCGACGGGACGGTGAGCCTCGACCTCGCCGGTCAGGGGCTCGACCTTCGGGGCGTCGAGCGCATCGTCATTGCGGCCTGCGGCACGGCCTACCACGCGGGCCTCGTCGGCAAGAGCGTTATAGAGCGTCTCGCGCGCGTCCCGGTCGAGGTCGCCGTGGCGAGCGAGTACCGCTACTCCGAACCGGTGGGCGACGGGAAGACGCTCGTTATAGCCGTCTCCCAGAGCGGCGAGACAATAGATACCCTCGCCGCAGTCGAGGCCGCCCGGGGCTTCGGCGGTCGGGTCCTCGCCGTAACGAACACCCGCGGCTCGCTCATCACCCGCGAGGCCGACGCGGTGCTCCTCACGCACGCCGGGCCGGAGGTCGCCGTCGCCTCGACGAAGGCGTTCACCACGCAGGTCGCCGTTATGCAGATGTTCGCCCTGGAGCTGGCCCGGGTGAGGGGGACGCTCCCCGAAGAGAGGCTCCTTGAGCTCGGGCGGTCGCTCAGGCTCGTCCCGGAGAAGGTCGAGGAGACGCTCGCGGCGCTTGAGGGCGAGTACGCGGAGAGGCTCGCGGAGGCCGTCGAGGTCTTTGAGGACGCGCGGTGCGCGCTCTTTCTCGGGCGCGGGGAGGCGTTCCCGATCGCCCTCGAAGGCTCGCTGAAGATGAAGGAGATCAGCTACGTCCCCGCCGAGGGCTACCCGGCCGGGGAGATGAAGCACGGCCCCATAGCCCTCGTTGACGAGCGGTGCCCGGTCGTGGCGGTTCTCGGGGAGGGGGTCGTCCGGGAGAAGACCCTCTCCAACGTGGACCAGACGAGCGCGCGCGGCGCGAACGTCATCTGCGTCGCCCGCAGCGACGACGCGGACGCCAAAAGGCTCTCGCGGGTCGTTCTGCCCGTCCCCGAGGCCGGGGGGCTTATAGCGCCGATAGTGGACTCGGTTCCCCTGCAACTCCTCGCCTACGGCGTCGCCACCAGCCGGGGCCTGAACGTCGACAAGCCCCGCAACCTCGCCAAGAGCGTAACGGTCGAGTAG
- a CDS encoding acylphosphatase: MKRAHVYVSGEVQGVFFRDSARSEAEDRGVSGWVQNLPDGRVEAVFEGEPEKVDEMVRWCKSGPAWAKVTSVEVDESSVSEGEVPGDRGFEVR; this comes from the coding sequence TTGAAAAGAGCGCACGTTTATGTTTCGGGAGAGGTTCAGGGTGTCTTTTTCAGAGACTCGGCTCGCTCGGAGGCGGAGGATCGCGGCGTCTCGGGCTGGGTGCAGAACCTGCCGGACGGCCGCGTCGAGGCCGTCTTTGAGGGAGAGCCGGAGAAGGTGGACGAGATGGTCCGCTGGTGCAAAAGCGGTCCCGCCTGGGCAAAGGTAACCTCTGTCGAGGTAGACGAGTCCTCCGTTTCTGAGGGCGAGGTTCCGGGCGACCGGGGGTTCGAGGTCCGGTGA
- a CDS encoding HAD family hydrolase, with protein MSGRFEAVVFDCDGLLLDTEDLWEEGEARLLAAYGHEYTKEERRRLLGVSVADAGRIVADILGMPDREAELLAELQETCREIILKDARPMPGAEQLVADLEGRYPLGVASNAPSDLVRAALEKTGLIGAFGTVLGDGDVRAGKPAPDLYLLACERLGARPGRSVALEDSPTGAAAARAAGTFVIGIPSESGATFEADLIAASLEEETVRRLLLGEDGRG; from the coding sequence GTGAGCGGACGTTTTGAGGCCGTCGTCTTTGACTGCGACGGCCTGCTCCTCGACACGGAGGACTTGTGGGAGGAGGGGGAGGCGCGGCTGCTCGCCGCCTACGGCCACGAGTACACGAAGGAGGAGCGACGCAGGCTGCTCGGGGTGAGCGTCGCCGACGCGGGGAGGATCGTCGCCGACATCCTCGGGATGCCCGACCGGGAGGCCGAGCTTCTCGCGGAGTTGCAGGAGACCTGCCGGGAGATCATCCTCAAAGACGCCCGCCCGATGCCCGGCGCCGAGCAGCTCGTCGCCGACCTCGAAGGCCGCTACCCGCTCGGGGTGGCGTCGAACGCTCCGTCGGACCTCGTGCGCGCCGCGCTTGAGAAGACGGGCCTGATCGGGGCCTTCGGCACCGTTCTTGGCGATGGGGACGTTCGGGCCGGAAAGCCCGCCCCTGACCTGTACCTGCTCGCCTGCGAGCGGCTCGGGGCGCGGCCCGGAAGAAGCGTCGCCCTCGAAGACTCGCCGACCGGCGCGGCCGCCGCCCGGGCCGCCGGTACCTTTGTTATAGGCATCCCCTCGGAGTCCGGAGCGACCTTCGAGGCAGACCTCATCGCGGCCTCCCTGGAGGAAGAGACGGTGAGGAGGCTTCTGCTCGGGGAGGACGGGAGAGGCTGA
- a CDS encoding SAM hydrolase/SAM-dependent halogenase family protein, with translation MIFVRPVCFLSDFGLNDDFVGTCKGVMAKVAPGIQVIDLTHAIPGFAVETGAEFLQHATRYMPDDAVYLAVVDPGVGTERYGIALESGTGAFLVGPDNGLLVPAAEVLGGVRQAVRLSASEFHVHPVSSTFHGRDVFSPVAAHLARGTEFEKLGERLDPKTLKRISVPEDHASGGEISARVIDVDRFGNARLSVRQKDSGLSYGDDLKLDAGDGYMDLDYVPTFGAAKSGALILLPDSHWRLSVAINKGNAARALALAVGSEVKIKHTQKGE, from the coding sequence GTGATCTTTGTGAGACCTGTCTGCTTTCTGTCGGACTTCGGCCTGAACGACGACTTTGTCGGGACGTGCAAGGGCGTAATGGCGAAGGTCGCGCCCGGGATCCAGGTTATAGACCTGACGCACGCGATACCGGGCTTTGCAGTAGAGACCGGCGCGGAGTTTCTGCAGCACGCCACGCGCTACATGCCGGATGATGCGGTCTACCTCGCCGTCGTGGACCCGGGCGTCGGGACGGAGCGGTACGGGATCGCCCTTGAGAGCGGAACCGGGGCCTTTCTCGTCGGGCCGGACAACGGGCTCCTTGTCCCGGCCGCCGAGGTGCTCGGGGGCGTGCGGCAGGCCGTGCGCCTGAGCGCGAGCGAGTTCCACGTCCACCCGGTATCGAGCACCTTCCACGGCCGGGACGTCTTCTCCCCCGTCGCCGCGCACCTGGCACGCGGCACGGAGTTCGAGAAGCTCGGGGAGCGGCTGGACCCGAAGACGCTGAAGCGGATCTCCGTTCCCGAAGACCATGCTTCGGGAGGTGAGATCTCGGCCCGCGTTATAGACGTGGACCGGTTCGGGAACGCGCGGCTCTCGGTGCGGCAGAAGGACTCTGGCCTCAGCTACGGCGACGACCTGAAGCTCGACGCCGGTGACGGATACATGGACCTCGACTACGTCCCGACCTTCGGCGCGGCGAAGAGCGGGGCCCTGATCCTCCTCCCCGACTCCCACTGGCGTCTGAGCGTCGCGATCAACAAAGGCAACGCCGCGCGTGCGCTCGCGCTCGCGGTAGGCTCAGAGGTGAAGATCAAGCACACGCAGAAAGGCGAGTGA
- a CDS encoding glycosyltransferase yields MEGRKFGDGTGGSVLDRPLLTLVIPTRNESENVPLLVRELRRGLADVDYRVIFVDDSTDDTPEVIRALSREDERVGIIHREGEERKGGLATAVTTGLDTVSEISVYTCVMDADLQHPPEKVREMLERAISSEADVVVASRYVKGGDYEGLSGPVRKAVSSGSKSLAQIVFREARKTSDPMSGFFLVKNSAISGIQFRPTGFKILLEVLVCAPELKVVEVPLRFQSRNAGVSKATLRQGLDYLSHIASLFWFVPSAGRFWKFALVGASGVLVNMATLFVLAEYVNADLIIAWMFAVGISILTNFLLNSAFTWRDVRHAGPIHFLLRGALAYPVAILGIGANFAVYYPLLRFVTEAFPYYLLFNFLGILAATSVNFILSSKLVFRPSRPRNAATAGSPGAVVEEVRRELKADTVGLVTVPEMIPLPEATEDASSSPLPAEESAIVNLVASTEQPTLTVTGPRRLPQARTNTRWVNSLAVPVFEERNVVGILYAVRTSAVPFTEEDLHWLTAYASTASDLFTEKPHNNPTRR; encoded by the coding sequence GTGGAGGGCAGGAAATTCGGAGACGGGACGGGGGGTTCGGTCCTTGATCGTCCGCTTCTGACGCTCGTCATTCCGACCCGGAACGAGTCCGAGAACGTGCCGCTTCTTGTAAGAGAGCTTCGGCGGGGGCTCGCGGACGTAGACTACAGAGTCATCTTTGTAGACGACTCGACCGACGATACTCCGGAGGTGATCCGGGCCCTCTCCAGGGAGGACGAGCGAGTCGGCATCATCCACCGCGAGGGCGAAGAGCGTAAGGGCGGCCTGGCTACCGCCGTTACGACCGGGCTCGACACCGTCTCGGAGATCAGCGTCTACACCTGCGTCATGGACGCCGACCTCCAGCACCCTCCGGAGAAGGTGCGCGAGATGCTGGAGCGGGCCATCTCCTCCGAGGCCGACGTCGTGGTAGCGAGCCGCTACGTGAAGGGCGGCGACTACGAGGGTCTCTCCGGGCCGGTAAGAAAGGCCGTCTCGTCCGGCAGCAAAAGCCTCGCGCAGATCGTCTTCAGGGAGGCGCGCAAGACAAGCGACCCGATGAGCGGGTTCTTTCTGGTAAAGAACTCGGCGATCTCGGGGATACAGTTCCGCCCGACGGGGTTCAAGATCCTTCTCGAAGTCCTTGTGTGCGCGCCGGAGTTGAAGGTCGTCGAGGTGCCCTTGAGGTTTCAGTCAAGGAACGCCGGGGTCTCGAAGGCCACGCTGCGGCAGGGCCTCGACTACCTGAGCCACATCGCAAGCCTCTTCTGGTTCGTACCGTCGGCCGGGAGGTTCTGGAAGTTCGCACTCGTCGGGGCCTCCGGCGTGCTCGTGAACATGGCGACCCTCTTCGTTCTAGCCGAGTACGTGAACGCGGACCTGATCATCGCCTGGATGTTCGCGGTGGGGATCAGCATCCTCACGAACTTCCTCCTGAACAGCGCTTTTACCTGGCGCGACGTGCGTCACGCCGGGCCGATCCACTTCCTTCTGCGCGGGGCCCTCGCCTACCCGGTCGCCATACTCGGCATCGGCGCGAACTTCGCGGTCTACTACCCGCTTCTGCGCTTCGTGACCGAAGCCTTCCCCTATTACCTGCTCTTCAACTTTCTGGGAATCCTTGCCGCAACGAGCGTAAACTTCATTCTCAGCTCCAAGCTCGTCTTCCGGCCGTCCCGGCCCCGCAATGCCGCGACGGCGGGCTCTCCGGGAGCGGTCGTCGAAGAAGTGCGCCGGGAGCTAAAGGCCGACACCGTCGGGCTGGTCACCGTGCCGGAGATGATCCCCTTGCCAGAAGCTACGGAGGACGCCTCCTCCTCACCACTCCCGGCGGAAGAGAGCGCCATCGTCAACCTTGTGGCGAGCACGGAACAGCCCACCCTGACGGTCACCGGACCCCGCAGGCTGCCGCAAGCTCGCACCAATACTCGCTGGGTCAACTCCCTGGCCGTGCCGGTCTTTGAAGAGCGAAACGTGGTCGGAATCCTCTACGCCGTCCGGACCTCCGCCGTACCCTTCACCGAGGAGGACCTTCACTGGCTGACGGCCTACGCGAGCACCGCCTCGGATCTCTTCACCGAAAAGCCGCACAACAACCCCACCCGTCGTTAA
- a CDS encoding ribonuclease HIII produces MNGTGEPYTIPLDLRERLEAAGAEVSGARPIDHGTQYVVVRGSEKATLNVFSTGRVSEGGKESSLLAVLRDYRTSRPAAKRGKGRGTGGSSRSRGGSGGRTENSPVPSPVPRVGTDEAGKGEYLGPLVVAGVRVTGPEADGALRSLGVRDSKDLSLTETRRLAREVTELLGEENLRVVSLAPREYERRREAAGSNVNRLLGELNAEIIAELQDEVEVAVVDAFGVKAREYVEASGAVRVRVEARPRAEDDAAVAAASILARARYLEEMDRLSEKVGFELPRGSTHVLPAARRVYLEGGEERLRDVAKVHFSITDKVTDGAAGDER; encoded by the coding sequence GTGAACGGAACCGGAGAGCCTTACACTATACCCCTCGACCTTAGGGAGAGGCTTGAGGCTGCCGGGGCGGAGGTCTCCGGCGCCCGGCCAATAGACCACGGGACGCAGTACGTTGTCGTGCGCGGCTCCGAAAAGGCTACCCTGAACGTTTTCTCGACCGGCCGCGTCTCCGAGGGGGGCAAGGAGTCCTCGCTTCTTGCGGTGCTCCGTGACTACCGAACGAGCCGACCGGCGGCGAAGCGCGGGAAGGGGCGCGGTACGGGTGGATCTTCCCGGTCGCGCGGCGGGAGCGGCGGGCGGACTGAGAACTCGCCCGTTCCAAGCCCGGTACCGAGGGTCGGGACGGACGAGGCGGGTAAGGGAGAGTACCTGGGGCCGCTCGTGGTTGCGGGGGTGCGGGTTACCGGGCCGGAGGCCGACGGAGCGTTGAGGAGCCTCGGGGTCCGGGACTCGAAGGACCTTTCCCTAACGGAGACGCGGCGGCTCGCTCGGGAGGTCACGGAGCTTCTGGGCGAAGAGAACCTGCGCGTCGTCTCGCTCGCCCCCCGGGAGTACGAGCGGCGCCGGGAGGCCGCCGGGAGCAATGTCAACCGACTGCTCGGAGAGCTCAACGCAGAGATTATAGCTGAACTTCAAGATGAGGTAGAGGTTGCGGTGGTGGATGCCTTCGGGGTGAAGGCCCGGGAGTACGTCGAGGCGAGCGGCGCCGTAAGGGTAAGGGTGGAGGCGCGGCCGCGGGCGGAGGACGACGCGGCGGTGGCGGCGGCCTCGATCCTTGCGCGGGCCCGCTACCTGGAGGAGATGGACCGGCTCTCGGAGAAGGTCGGGTTCGAGCTACCGCGGGGCTCGACGCACGTCCTCCCGGCGGCGCGGCGCGTCTACCTTGAGGGCGGCGAGGAGAGACTCCGGGACGTGGCGAAGGTTCATTTCTCGATCACGGACAAGGTAACGGACGGGGCGGCTGGCGACGAGAGGTAG
- a CDS encoding GNAT family N-acetyltransferase — protein sequence MSGGGEVRVETAASGELRRALRPLEEALREGEPLPRAFVRGLEEAVEHGDLSVVVAYKEDEEDGYEPPRPVGVLTLAFRPSIALGGTFASIEDLYVEPESRAAGVGRALIEEAGSLCAARGVSYIEAQVESGEEGAEGFYSALGFEDEEGVRVVSRSLPFRAAEVEAEGRG from the coding sequence GTGAGCGGCGGCGGAGAGGTCCGGGTCGAGACGGCAGCCTCGGGCGAGCTGCGCCGCGCCCTGCGACCGCTTGAGGAGGCTTTGCGCGAAGGCGAGCCGCTTCCGCGGGCGTTTGTCCGGGGGTTGGAGGAGGCCGTCGAGCACGGCGACCTCTCCGTTGTCGTCGCCTACAAAGAGGACGAAGAGGACGGCTACGAGCCGCCGCGGCCGGTCGGCGTCCTCACGCTCGCCTTCCGGCCGAGCATTGCGCTCGGAGGGACGTTCGCGAGCATAGAGGACCTGTACGTCGAGCCGGAGAGCCGGGCCGCCGGGGTCGGGAGAGCGCTGATCGAGGAGGCCGGAAGCCTCTGCGCTGCGCGAGGAGTCTCCTACATCGAGGCCCAGGTCGAGAGCGGAGAGGAGGGAGCAGAGGGCTTCTACTCCGCGCTCGGGTTCGAGGACGAGGAGGGCGTGCGGGTCGTCTCCCGCTCGCTGCCGTTCAGAGCGGCGGAGGTAGAGGCCGAGGGGCGGGGCTAG